The following are encoded in a window of Salinibacter ruber DSM 13855 genomic DNA:
- a CDS encoding GIY-YIG nuclease family protein → MDDARPKTVQIFLPDGNAQSLRVAEITSRTVQAVQIPRQKLDAAERRDEVHRVGVYFLFGEVGDDASKPPAYIGEAENCLQRVAGHHRRKDFWTTAVTITSKTRSFTKAHARRLEYDCIRTAQKAQRFRLQNSQTPAEPHIPEAMLAELRDNFGTIETLLSMLGFPILNPLPTEKDTGSGQPKLYCQGNGAKATGEYTEDGLVVFEGSAARLETTPSAPEAIEQRRKNLRADGVLQRQDDRLVFRENHAFNSPSAASGVVLGRSSNGWSEWTDDAGRTLDQLER, encoded by the coding sequence ATGCCCAAAGCCTCCGGGTTGCCGAAATCACCAGTCGAACCGTCCAGGCGGTGCAGATTCCCCGCCAGAAGCTCGACGCGGCCGAACGACGCGACGAGGTGCATCGGGTTGGGGTGTACTTTCTGTTTGGGGAGGTGGGGGACGATGCGAGCAAGCCCCCAGCGTACATTGGAGAGGCGGAGAACTGCCTACAGCGGGTCGCTGGGCATCACCGGCGCAAAGACTTCTGGACGACGGCCGTCACCATCACGTCGAAGACCCGCAGTTTCACAAAGGCCCACGCCCGGCGCCTGGAATACGACTGCATCCGGACGGCGCAGAAGGCCCAGCGCTTCCGGCTCCAAAACAGCCAGACGCCCGCGGAGCCGCACATTCCCGAGGCGATGCTCGCAGAGCTTCGGGACAACTTCGGCACCATCGAGACGCTTCTTTCGATGCTTGGCTTTCCGATTCTCAACCCGCTTCCGACCGAGAAGGATACCGGTAGCGGACAGCCCAAATTGTACTGTCAAGGGAACGGCGCGAAGGCCACGGGGGAGTACACCGAAGACGGCCTCGTGGTCTTTGAAGGATCGGCGGCCCGTTTGGAAACGACTCCGTCGGCGCCGGAGGCGATCGAGCAACGGCGAAAGAACCTCCGGGCAGATGGGGTTCTGCAACGCCAGGACGACCGGCTCGTCTTTCGGGAGAATCATGCCTTTAACTCCCCGAGCGCCGCCTCTGGCGTCGTCCTCGGCCGCTCGAGCAATGGATGGAGCGAGTGGACGGACGACGCCGGACGCACGCTCGACCAGCTGGAACGGTAG